From the Girardinichthys multiradiatus isolate DD_20200921_A chromosome 22, DD_fGirMul_XY1, whole genome shotgun sequence genome, one window contains:
- the pik3ap1 gene encoding phosphoinositide 3-kinase adapter protein 1 isoform X1, whose amino-acid sequence MEELNSGTESATSESSSALELLILHTDEAQEWAAYLQQILKSSNHFHRGSVLLYAVSSADQLHGYNFEDFQCCKCIVVIFTGVFLDILCDPELHGALQRLLYPPHKVVALLCGVSEDDVSAECFVDWPSWRKIFADDEPVIYVSTILESIADSRQAEAELDRELPAAELHITAACPLSSENPTAGESEEVLSEEPTQTFLKEEEQLGRENSAREEMSSPTQLTCLSVQPNRVQCGDQETLFIIFKSRVAYGSTLEVEFSPENAASKSVLASVENECTISVCAPEMPAGVTSLTLHADGSQVSLSPVTYYTSMGEVSRYLSKAADPVNFICQAFDLTCNATESVDTLLTDSFNSKMPPSGLQLFGVKQIEEDNMSAYQRNEELPTLLHFAAKYGLKKLTSTLLRCPGALQAYSVMNKDGDYPNTLAEKSGFHNLRHFMDEFVETADMLQSHLEDNINLENEAEIYEPMSNSSQDMMMKYSGCSEDIYESMLGIDPECAEDLYEVMTAVDENPEEAMLRKFFQAKPHASEVQVNPQHPKTEINETNIRNNFDEIEEEEDPYNISPEDIYDTVDTNCTYNPALLNRPPAPIPRPEADAEPEKQVTYISRVFSESGISNRNSVDNGCCAARPVTEAPTSTYDPYGGMKTPGQRQLICLQERVKVGEITVDEAVQEFKAWQFDHERRANSLRYQQDNLKKLRESITRRHKEREKTGKEIDYEITAPLQRNLLWTSNVTLECDVYESAPRLSAQPPPAAQPIKRGNWKTGSTSSTSSTESNRLSTHSNFSLSSGTEPEFEDAVEIQPPPPRPPRPSDSQSVSPPPRLPPRIPERVPEMAHERYISCPTRALPQRPSPRQTNPAPPVPRRLR is encoded by the exons ATGGAAGAACTGAACTCCGGTACTGAGTCAG CAACATCTGAGTCTTCCTCAGCACTTGAGCTGCTGATTCTGCACACCGATGAGGCCCAGGAGTGGGCTGCATATTTGCAGCAGATCTTGAAATCTTCCAATCATTTTCACAGAGGCTCAGTTTTGCTCTATGCCGTGAGCTCGGCCGATCAACTCCATGGATATAACTTTGAGGACTTCCAGTGCTGCAAGTGCATAGTGGTGATCTTCACAGGAGTATTCCTGGACATCCTCTGTGACCCGGAGCTGCACGGAGCGCTTCAGAGACTCCTTTATCCACCACACAAAGTGGTGGCGTTGCTCTGTGGCGTGTCAGAGGACGACGTGTCTGCGGAGTGCTTCGTGGACTGGCCGAGCTGGAGAAAAATCTTTGCTGATGATGAGCCGGTCATCTATGTTTCTACCATTTTGGAATCAATTGCTGACA gcAGACAAGCAGAGGCTGAACTTGACAGAGAACTTCCTGCAGCTGAGTTGCACATCACAGCCGCTTGTCCTCTCTCTTCTGAAAACCCCACCGCAGGTGAAAGTGAAGAGGTGTTGTCAGAGGAGCCAACTCAAACGTTCCTGAAGGAGGAAGAGCAACTGGGCAGGGAAAATTCAGCGAGAGAAGAAATGAGCTCGCCGACACAACTGACATGTCTGTCTGTGCAGCCAAACAGAGTTCAGTGTGGG GATCAAGAGACACTTTTTATCATTTTCAAAAGCAGAGTTGCTTATGGGTCAACACTGGAGGTGGAGTTCTCACCGGAAAACGCAGCTTCTAAAAGTGTTCTGGCCTCTGTTGAGAATGAATGCACGATAAGTGTCTGTGCACCAG AAATGCCTGCTGGAGTGACTTCACTCACTTTGCACGCTGATGGCTCACAGGTCAGCCTGAGCCCAGTCACATATTACACCAGCATGGGAGAAGTTAGTCGGTACCTGTCAAAGGCTGCTGATCCTGTGAACTTCATCTGCCAG GCCTTTGACTTGACCTGCAATGCAACAGAATCAGTGGACACATTGCTAACGGACTCATTCAATTCTAAGATGCCTCCATCTGGTCTGCAGCTGTTTGGAGTCAAACAGATTGAAGAAGACAACATGTCAGCAT ATCAACGCAACGAAGAGCTTCCCACCTTGCTCCACTTTGCTGCTAAATATGGTTTGAAGAAGCTCACAAGTACTCTCCTTCGGTGTCCCGGGGCTCTGCAAGCTTACAGTGTGATGAACAAAGATGGAGACTACCCAAACACACTAGCAGAGAAGAGCGGTTTTCACAATCTTAGACATTTTATGGATGAATTTGTT GAGACAGCAGACATGCTCCAGTCTCACCTAGAAGACAACATAAACTTGGAGAACGAGGCAGAGATATACGAGCCAATGTCAAATTCTTCTCAAGATATGATGATGAAATATTCCGGCTGCTCAGAGGATATTTATGAGTCAATGCTCGGCATCGACCCTGAGTGTGCAGAAGACCTCT ATGAAGTGATGACTGCCGTTGATGAGAATCCCGAAGAAGCTATGCTCAGGAAGTTCTTCCAag CAAAACCTCATGCCTCTGAGGTTCAAGTCAACCCCCAGCATCCTAAAACTGAGATCAATGAAACAAACATACGCAACAACTTTGATGAaattgaggaggaggaggatccGTATAACATCTCTCCAGAGGATATTTATGATACTGTGGATACGAACTGCACCTATAACCCAGCACTTCTGAACCGACCTCCAGCCCCCATCCCCAGACCAGAGGCTGACGCTGAACCTGAGAAACAAGTCACTTACATTTCCAGAG tgttttcaGAAAGCGGGATATCCAACCGTAATTCCGTGGACAACGGATGTTGTGCAG CTCGACCTGTGACTGAGGCCCCCACGTCTACTTATGATCCCTATGGTGGAATGAAGACCCCCGGGCAGAGACAGCTCATATGCCTCCAGGAGAGGGTCAAAGTGGGGGAGATAACGGTGGACGAGGCTGTCCAAGAGTTCAAAGCATGGCAGTTTGACCACGAGAGGAGGGCAAACTCTCTGCGCTATCAGCAG GACAATTTGAAGAAATTACGGGAAAGCATCACAAGACGtcacaaagagagggaaaaGACGGGAAAAGAAATTG ATTACGAAATAACTGCTCCACTCCAGAGGAACCTGCTCTGGACATCTAATGTGACATTAGAGTGCGACGTGTATGAATCAGCACCTAGATTGAGTGCCCAGCCTCCTCCAGCTGCTCAGCCAATCAAAAGAGGGAACTGGAAGACAGGCAGTACGTCCAGTACATCTA GCACTGAGAGCAACAGACTCAGCACTCACAGCAACTTTAGCCTCAGCAGCGGGACAGAGCCGGAGTTCGAG
- the pik3ap1 gene encoding phosphoinositide 3-kinase adapter protein 1 isoform X2 — protein sequence MEELNSGTESATSESSSALELLILHTDEAQEWAAYLQQILKSSNHFHRGSVLLYAVSSADQLHGYNFEDFQCCKCIVVIFTGVFLDILCDPELHGALQRLLYPPHKVVALLCGVSEDDVSAECFVDWPSWRKIFADDEPVIYVSTILESIADSESEEVLSEEPTQTFLKEEEQLGRENSAREEMSSPTQLTCLSVQPNRVQCGDQETLFIIFKSRVAYGSTLEVEFSPENAASKSVLASVENECTISVCAPEMPAGVTSLTLHADGSQVSLSPVTYYTSMGEVSRYLSKAADPVNFICQAFDLTCNATESVDTLLTDSFNSKMPPSGLQLFGVKQIEEDNMSAYQRNEELPTLLHFAAKYGLKKLTSTLLRCPGALQAYSVMNKDGDYPNTLAEKSGFHNLRHFMDEFVETADMLQSHLEDNINLENEAEIYEPMSNSSQDMMMKYSGCSEDIYESMLGIDPECAEDLYEVMTAVDENPEEAMLRKFFQAKPHASEVQVNPQHPKTEINETNIRNNFDEIEEEEDPYNISPEDIYDTVDTNCTYNPALLNRPPAPIPRPEADAEPEKQVTYISRVFSESGISNRNSVDNGCCAARPVTEAPTSTYDPYGGMKTPGQRQLICLQERVKVGEITVDEAVQEFKAWQFDHERRANSLRYQQDNLKKLRESITRRHKEREKTGKEIDYEITAPLQRNLLWTSNVTLECDVYESAPRLSAQPPPAAQPIKRGNWKTGSTSSTSSTESNRLSTHSNFSLSSGTEPEFEDAVEIQPPPPRPPRPSDSQSVSPPPRLPPRIPERVPEMAHERYISCPTRALPQRPSPRQTNPAPPVPRRLR from the exons ATGGAAGAACTGAACTCCGGTACTGAGTCAG CAACATCTGAGTCTTCCTCAGCACTTGAGCTGCTGATTCTGCACACCGATGAGGCCCAGGAGTGGGCTGCATATTTGCAGCAGATCTTGAAATCTTCCAATCATTTTCACAGAGGCTCAGTTTTGCTCTATGCCGTGAGCTCGGCCGATCAACTCCATGGATATAACTTTGAGGACTTCCAGTGCTGCAAGTGCATAGTGGTGATCTTCACAGGAGTATTCCTGGACATCCTCTGTGACCCGGAGCTGCACGGAGCGCTTCAGAGACTCCTTTATCCACCACACAAAGTGGTGGCGTTGCTCTGTGGCGTGTCAGAGGACGACGTGTCTGCGGAGTGCTTCGTGGACTGGCCGAGCTGGAGAAAAATCTTTGCTGATGATGAGCCGGTCATCTATGTTTCTACCATTTTGGAATCAATTGCTGACA GTGAAAGTGAAGAGGTGTTGTCAGAGGAGCCAACTCAAACGTTCCTGAAGGAGGAAGAGCAACTGGGCAGGGAAAATTCAGCGAGAGAAGAAATGAGCTCGCCGACACAACTGACATGTCTGTCTGTGCAGCCAAACAGAGTTCAGTGTGGG GATCAAGAGACACTTTTTATCATTTTCAAAAGCAGAGTTGCTTATGGGTCAACACTGGAGGTGGAGTTCTCACCGGAAAACGCAGCTTCTAAAAGTGTTCTGGCCTCTGTTGAGAATGAATGCACGATAAGTGTCTGTGCACCAG AAATGCCTGCTGGAGTGACTTCACTCACTTTGCACGCTGATGGCTCACAGGTCAGCCTGAGCCCAGTCACATATTACACCAGCATGGGAGAAGTTAGTCGGTACCTGTCAAAGGCTGCTGATCCTGTGAACTTCATCTGCCAG GCCTTTGACTTGACCTGCAATGCAACAGAATCAGTGGACACATTGCTAACGGACTCATTCAATTCTAAGATGCCTCCATCTGGTCTGCAGCTGTTTGGAGTCAAACAGATTGAAGAAGACAACATGTCAGCAT ATCAACGCAACGAAGAGCTTCCCACCTTGCTCCACTTTGCTGCTAAATATGGTTTGAAGAAGCTCACAAGTACTCTCCTTCGGTGTCCCGGGGCTCTGCAAGCTTACAGTGTGATGAACAAAGATGGAGACTACCCAAACACACTAGCAGAGAAGAGCGGTTTTCACAATCTTAGACATTTTATGGATGAATTTGTT GAGACAGCAGACATGCTCCAGTCTCACCTAGAAGACAACATAAACTTGGAGAACGAGGCAGAGATATACGAGCCAATGTCAAATTCTTCTCAAGATATGATGATGAAATATTCCGGCTGCTCAGAGGATATTTATGAGTCAATGCTCGGCATCGACCCTGAGTGTGCAGAAGACCTCT ATGAAGTGATGACTGCCGTTGATGAGAATCCCGAAGAAGCTATGCTCAGGAAGTTCTTCCAag CAAAACCTCATGCCTCTGAGGTTCAAGTCAACCCCCAGCATCCTAAAACTGAGATCAATGAAACAAACATACGCAACAACTTTGATGAaattgaggaggaggaggatccGTATAACATCTCTCCAGAGGATATTTATGATACTGTGGATACGAACTGCACCTATAACCCAGCACTTCTGAACCGACCTCCAGCCCCCATCCCCAGACCAGAGGCTGACGCTGAACCTGAGAAACAAGTCACTTACATTTCCAGAG tgttttcaGAAAGCGGGATATCCAACCGTAATTCCGTGGACAACGGATGTTGTGCAG CTCGACCTGTGACTGAGGCCCCCACGTCTACTTATGATCCCTATGGTGGAATGAAGACCCCCGGGCAGAGACAGCTCATATGCCTCCAGGAGAGGGTCAAAGTGGGGGAGATAACGGTGGACGAGGCTGTCCAAGAGTTCAAAGCATGGCAGTTTGACCACGAGAGGAGGGCAAACTCTCTGCGCTATCAGCAG GACAATTTGAAGAAATTACGGGAAAGCATCACAAGACGtcacaaagagagggaaaaGACGGGAAAAGAAATTG ATTACGAAATAACTGCTCCACTCCAGAGGAACCTGCTCTGGACATCTAATGTGACATTAGAGTGCGACGTGTATGAATCAGCACCTAGATTGAGTGCCCAGCCTCCTCCAGCTGCTCAGCCAATCAAAAGAGGGAACTGGAAGACAGGCAGTACGTCCAGTACATCTA GCACTGAGAGCAACAGACTCAGCACTCACAGCAACTTTAGCCTCAGCAGCGGGACAGAGCCGGAGTTCGAG